The proteins below are encoded in one region of Nitrospira sp.:
- a CDS encoding rhodanese — MAHKVERNHTVGPAEARQYFETKMAFTTGPVELQRMMEDGGVHIVDVRQEEDFAEGHIPGAINLPKDRWDTLAGLRKDRVNVIYCYSIVCHLAATAAVSFASAGYPVMELEGGWRWWRDDGFPIERVTAQ; from the coding sequence ATGGCACACAAGGTCGAGCGAAATCACACGGTTGGTCCCGCCGAAGCGAGGCAATATTTCGAAACCAAGATGGCGTTCACGACGGGGCCGGTCGAGCTTCAACGCATGATGGAAGACGGCGGCGTGCACATCGTCGACGTGCGGCAGGAGGAAGATTTTGCGGAAGGTCATATTCCTGGAGCCATCAATCTACCCAAGGATCGGTGGGATACACTGGCAGGACTCCGCAAGGACCGGGTCAACGTCATCTATTGCTATTCCATCGTCTGTCACCTGGCCGCCACCGCAGCCGTCTCGTTTGCGTCGGCGGGTTATCCCGTGATGGAACTGGAAGGAGGGTGGCGGTGGTGGAGAGATGACGGGTTCCCTATTGAGAGAGTCACGGCACAGTGA